The genomic DNA GGAACCTCGATGAGCACCATAAGCGGCGTAACCCTCAAGCAGCTCGAGGACGGCCATTACGCGATCAACGTGCACGACGCGAAAAACCCCAAACGCTACGTCTCGTGCGGCGATCTCTAAACCCTAAGCCCTAAAAAACAACGAAAAAAAGGGAGCCGTCAAACAACGGCTCCCTTTTGTCAATAACGCGGCAATAACCCATTGTCATCCTGAGCCTGTCGAAGGACGAGCCTGTCGAAGGACGAGCCTGGCGAAGGACGAGGCTGGCTTGTTATGCGTTGAGGCGGGCGATCTCGAGCATCTCGCGCATCGGTGGGAGATCGCCGGGGTGATGGCCGCGATAGATCCAGCGAACGATACCCTCTGAATCGATAAACGCGGCGCCCGGCAATTGGGCGCTGTCTTTGAGTTTGGTCGCGCCCCAATCTTGCTTGAAACCGGCTGCCTTGTTTTCCGCGCGTCGCTTGCGCAACGCCGGATCGG from Candidatus Baltobacteraceae bacterium includes the following:
- a CDS encoding peroxiredoxin-like family protein, producing the protein MRELRPNFAALGVSVRFITIGSQAKADAFCAPAGAAGLCIGDESKASYRALGFEEFNLLRIFTDPALRKRRAENKAAGFKQDWGATKLKDSAQLPGAAFIDSEGIVRWIYRGHHPGDLPPMREMLEIARLNA